Proteins from a single region of Syntrophales bacterium:
- a CDS encoding acetyl-CoA C-acyltransferase yields the protein MKDVVIVSACRTAIGEFGGSLRDMQLPAIGSVVIKEAVKRAGIDPATIGDVRFGCCMEPAEAMNVARVAALMAGIPDTVTACTVNRVCISGMEAVVSGMAMIQAGMVDIVLAGGMEHMSGVPYIVPAARWGCRFQDQIFMDALVHGLHAGSHVLPGPELGPIKDGPIIEKFRGKPYIMGITAELIAQKHNLTRQEIDEVALRSHNNTERATNEGDFKEEIVPIEVPTKKGKPPKIFDKDEHFRPGLTMEDLAKLPAAFVPKIGLVTAGNASGINDGAAAMVIMSAEKAKELGLKPLAKIKAVGRGGCHPSVMGLSPVPAVNDLMARSGIKLSDFDLIELNEAFAAQYLGCERELGLNREITNVNGSGCGLGHPVGATGCRLMVSLIHAMKKRGKTLGMATLCGGGGVSLATAIEMF from the coding sequence ATGAAGGATGTTGTCATTGTATCGGCATGCCGGACGGCCATCGGCGAGTTCGGAGGATCGCTCCGGGACATGCAGCTTCCGGCGATCGGAAGCGTGGTCATCAAGGAAGCCGTCAAGCGGGCGGGAATCGACCCGGCCACGATCGGAGACGTGCGGTTTGGCTGCTGCATGGAGCCGGCGGAGGCGATGAACGTGGCGCGAGTGGCGGCCCTGATGGCAGGCATCCCGGATACGGTCACGGCCTGCACGGTGAACCGGGTGTGCATCTCCGGCATGGAGGCGGTCGTTTCCGGTATGGCCATGATCCAGGCGGGGATGGTGGACATTGTCCTGGCCGGAGGCATGGAGCACATGTCCGGGGTTCCCTACATCGTTCCGGCGGCTCGCTGGGGCTGCCGTTTCCAGGACCAGATCTTCATGGACGCCCTCGTCCACGGCCTCCACGCCGGATCTCACGTCCTGCCCGGCCCGGAGCTGGGGCCCATCAAGGACGGACCGATCATCGAAAAGTTCCGGGGTAAGCCCTACATCATGGGCATCACGGCGGAGCTGATCGCCCAGAAGCACAACCTGACCCGTCAGGAGATCGACGAGGTGGCCCTGCGGAGCCACAACAACACCGAGCGGGCCACCAACGAGGGCGACTTCAAGGAGGAGATTGTCCCCATCGAAGTTCCGACCAAGAAGGGCAAACCACCGAAAATCTTCGACAAGGACGAGCACTTCCGTCCGGGCCTCACCATGGAGGACCTGGCGAAGCTGCCGGCAGCCTTCGTTCCGAAGATCGGTCTGGTCACGGCTGGGAACGCCTCGGGCATCAACGACGGAGCAGCCGCCATGGTCATCATGTCGGCCGAGAAGGCGAAGGAACTGGGCCTGAAGCCCCTCGCGAAGATCAAGGCCGTCGGCCGCGGCGGCTGCCATCCGTCCGTCATGGGACTCAGTCCCGTTCCGGCGGTGAACGACCTGATGGCCAGGTCGGGCATCAAGCTGTCCGATTTCGATCTCATCGAGCTGAACGAGGCCTTCGCTGCCCAGTACCTGGGCTGCGAGCGGGAGCTGGGGCTGAACCGGGAGATCACGAACGTCAACGGGTCCGGCTGCGGCCTCGGCCACCCGGTCGGCGCCACGGGCTGCCGGCTCATGGTGTCGCTGATCCACGCCATGAAGAAACGGGGCAAGACCCTCGGCATGGCAACGCTCTGCGGCGGCGGCGGTGTTTCCCTCGCCACGGCGATCGAGATGTTCTAA
- a CDS encoding acyl-CoA dehydrogenase family protein, with product MDYELSEELKMLKEMAYKFAVAEFTPISKECDEHEKYTPEIRKKAAENGLVGAWIPEEYGGANAGSLGNAIITEELSKVDMGIGLNVVAACFGCESIFQYGSEELKKKYLPPVCAGDWVSSGGYTEPNAGTDASGYKTRAVKDGSDYVINGNKMFITNGTVADFMVTACITNPDEKKHNSFSLIIVPMDTPGITRNKIKGKLGIRASDTAEIALEDVRVPQANLIGKEGKGFIQLMHFFDTTRVMVSAQGLGLSEACLETSVKYVKERTAFGQPIGNYQLSQKKLTEMVIQIEALRGLVYKSAWLIDQGKPDYTLAAMAKFYSGQTAVFCANAGVELHGGYGYIDEYSVQKWYRDAKILELYEGTKEAEIMTIGRYLQAR from the coding sequence ATGGATTACGAGCTGTCGGAAGAACTGAAGATGTTGAAGGAGATGGCGTACAAGTTCGCGGTGGCGGAGTTCACGCCGATTTCGAAAGAGTGTGACGAGCACGAGAAGTACACCCCGGAGATCCGGAAGAAGGCGGCGGAGAACGGCCTGGTGGGGGCCTGGATCCCGGAGGAGTATGGCGGGGCGAACGCGGGAAGCCTGGGGAACGCGATCATCACGGAGGAGCTGTCGAAGGTGGACATGGGGATCGGCCTGAATGTGGTGGCGGCGTGCTTCGGCTGTGAGTCGATCTTCCAGTACGGCAGCGAGGAGCTGAAGAAGAAGTATCTGCCGCCGGTATGTGCGGGCGACTGGGTGAGCTCGGGCGGATACACGGAGCCGAACGCGGGGACGGACGCGTCGGGGTACAAGACGCGGGCCGTGAAGGACGGGTCGGACTACGTGATCAACGGGAACAAGATGTTCATCACGAACGGAACGGTTGCGGACTTCATGGTGACGGCGTGCATCACGAACCCCGATGAAAAGAAACACAACAGCTTCAGCCTGATCATCGTCCCGATGGATACCCCGGGGATCACGCGGAACAAGATCAAGGGGAAGCTGGGGATCCGGGCGAGCGACACGGCGGAGATCGCGCTGGAGGACGTCCGTGTTCCGCAGGCGAACCTGATCGGGAAGGAAGGGAAGGGGTTCATCCAGCTGATGCACTTCTTCGACACGACCCGAGTCATGGTCTCGGCGCAGGGGCTCGGGCTTTCGGAGGCGTGCCTGGAGACGTCGGTGAAATACGTGAAGGAGCGGACGGCCTTCGGCCAGCCGATCGGGAACTACCAGCTTTCGCAGAAGAAGCTGACGGAGATGGTGATTCAGATTGAGGCGTTGCGCGGATTGGTGTACAAGTCGGCGTGGCTGATCGACCAGGGCAAGCCGGACTACACGCTGGCGGCGATGGCGAAGTTCTACAGCGGCCAGACGGCGGTGTTCTGTGCGAATGCAGGCGTCGAACTTCACGGAGGATATGGGTACATCGATGAGTACTCGGTCCAGAAGTGGTACCGGGACGCGAAGATCCTGGAGCTGTACGAGGGGACGAAGGAAGCGGAGATCATGACCATCGGTCGGTATCTCCAGGCGAGATAA
- a CDS encoding sigma 54-interacting transcriptional regulator yields the protein MSGFSDHVLSVMRSVIESVSDGIYIADLNGYYLMANAAFERISGINRKELIGRHTNFAIEKNWVPRAVNLEVLRDHKSRSRLVRYPSGRDLLVTAAIVWDRDSHPLAVISSLRDVTELNTISRELEQSQVLIEQFKKRIDYLEEQLGNTNKFFVARSTEFRHILAVAKKVASSDATVLITGDSGVGKDVLAQFIHYHSTRHRLGSFVKVDCAALPPTLLESELFGYEKGAFTDARSQGKQGLFELAHNGTLFLDEIGEFPLELQPKLLNVLQDRAIKRLGGLATLPIDVRIIAATNMDLERMVKERKFRKDLYYRLNVIPMHVSPLRERREDVLPLIKHFLKIYNQRYQTDKALSIDALNALIQHEWPGNVREVRNTVERIVVTSEGEVITMEDLPRDIRAAYGHNPHPRMDGMRQALQTGPLRKQVEEFERALIRRTLRKFRNLNEAAKELQIDLSTLTRKNRKYGLTGIVKDAG from the coding sequence GTGTCCGGATTTTCCGATCATGTCCTGAGCGTTATGAGGTCCGTCATCGAGTCCGTCTCCGACGGGATCTACATCGCCGATCTCAACGGCTATTACCTGATGGCCAACGCGGCCTTCGAGCGCATCAGCGGCATCAACCGCAAGGAGCTGATCGGCAGGCATACGAATTTCGCCATCGAGAAGAACTGGGTCCCACGAGCCGTAAATCTCGAAGTCCTGAGAGATCATAAGAGCCGCAGCCGCCTGGTCCGCTATCCCAGCGGGCGAGACCTCCTGGTAACGGCGGCCATCGTCTGGGACAGGGACAGTCATCCCCTGGCGGTCATCAGCTCCCTCCGGGACGTGACGGAGCTGAACACCATCAGCCGAGAACTCGAGCAATCCCAGGTCCTGATCGAGCAGTTCAAGAAGCGGATCGACTACCTGGAAGAGCAGCTTGGGAATACGAACAAGTTCTTCGTCGCCCGAAGCACTGAGTTCCGGCACATCCTCGCAGTGGCCAAGAAAGTGGCCTCGTCGGACGCGACAGTCCTCATTACCGGCGACTCGGGAGTCGGGAAGGACGTCCTGGCCCAGTTCATCCATTACCACAGCACGCGTCACCGCCTGGGATCCTTCGTGAAGGTGGACTGCGCCGCTCTGCCTCCGACGCTTCTTGAATCGGAGCTTTTCGGCTATGAAAAGGGTGCCTTCACGGACGCCCGGAGCCAGGGCAAGCAGGGGCTCTTCGAGCTGGCCCACAATGGAACCCTGTTCCTCGACGAAATCGGCGAGTTTCCCCTGGAGCTGCAACCCAAGCTTCTCAACGTGCTGCAGGACCGGGCCATCAAGCGCCTCGGAGGACTGGCCACCCTGCCCATCGACGTGCGCATCATCGCCGCCACGAACATGGACCTGGAACGAATGGTCAAGGAACGGAAATTCCGGAAGGATCTCTACTACCGGCTGAACGTGATCCCCATGCACGTCAGCCCGCTCCGGGAACGGCGGGAGGATGTTCTGCCCCTGATCAAGCACTTTTTGAAGATTTACAACCAGCGCTACCAGACGGATAAGGCACTGTCCATTGACGCCCTCAACGCCCTGATCCAGCACGAGTGGCCCGGAAACGTACGGGAGGTCCGGAACACCGTCGAGCGGATCGTCGTGACCAGTGAGGGGGAGGTGATCACCATGGAAGACCTGCCCCGGGACATCCGGGCGGCCTATGGACATAACCCGCACCCGAGAATGGACGGTATGCGGCAGGCCCTGCAGACGGGCCCTCTCCGCAAGCAGGTGGAGGAGTTCGAGAGAGCCCTGATCCGGCGAACCCTTCGGAAGTTCAGAAATCTGAACGAAGCGGCTAAAGAACTGCAGATCGACCTGTCTACCCTGACCCGTAAGAACCGGAAATACGGTTTGACGGGAATAGTCAAGGATGCAGGATGA
- a CDS encoding GNAT family N-acetyltransferase, with amino-acid sequence MSDWTIIKVSAYSPGLLGRVTELHGRYYHHHWGFDLFFEAKVAMEMVPFLERFDPVRDGLWVSMKHDRVIGSVAICGQDAGTVGARLRWLIVEPEHQGMGIGKALVEKAVDFCRRSGFRRVWLTTFAGLDAARHIYEKEGFQLQEEQEDAHWGRTVREQLFELLM; translated from the coding sequence GTGAGCGATTGGACGATCATAAAGGTCTCCGCGTATTCCCCGGGCCTCCTCGGCCGGGTGACGGAGTTGCACGGCCGATATTACCACCACCATTGGGGGTTCGACCTCTTCTTTGAGGCCAAGGTGGCGATGGAGATGGTCCCTTTCCTGGAGCGCTTCGATCCGGTCAGGGACGGCCTCTGGGTGTCGATGAAGCATGACCGGGTCATCGGGAGCGTTGCCATATGCGGGCAGGACGCAGGGACCGTTGGGGCTCGGCTGCGCTGGCTGATCGTCGAACCGGAGCACCAGGGGATGGGAATCGGAAAAGCCCTGGTGGAGAAGGCCGTTGATTTCTGCCGGAGATCCGGTTTCCGGCGCGTCTGGCTGACGACGTTTGCCGGGCTCGATGCGGCTCGTCACATCTATGAAAAGGAAGGGTTTCAACTGCAGGAGGAGCAGGAAGACGCCCACTGGGGCAGGACCGTGCGGGAGCAGCTGTTCGAACTGCTGATGTAG
- a CDS encoding glucose 1-dehydrogenase: MGVLNQFGLCGRVAIVTGGSKGLGRAMALGLAEAGAKLVVVSRTQSLIEETADEIIKKGGEALAVPTDVRSEEDVERMVALVAEKYGRIDILINNAGIGGSRKVVTMTADEWSNMMDTNVKSIFLAVRAVGKVMIRQRSGKVINVSSVLGKGALPRSMHYGASKAAIIHMTKTLALEWAPFNIHVNGIAPGWFLTEMTKDQQEGENREFLVRRIPFGRFGNPEEMVGLAVFLASDASNYITGDTVFIDGGYSLW; encoded by the coding sequence ATGGGTGTACTGAATCAGTTCGGACTGTGCGGCCGGGTCGCCATTGTGACCGGCGGCAGCAAGGGACTGGGTCGGGCCATGGCGCTCGGCCTGGCGGAAGCGGGGGCCAAGTTGGTCGTCGTCAGCCGGACGCAGAGTCTCATTGAAGAAACCGCCGACGAGATCATCAAAAAAGGCGGTGAGGCACTTGCAGTTCCGACGGACGTGAGGAGTGAGGAGGACGTCGAGCGGATGGTCGCCCTGGTGGCGGAAAAATACGGCCGCATCGACATCCTGATCAACAACGCGGGGATCGGGGGCTCCAGGAAGGTCGTCACCATGACGGCGGACGAGTGGAGCAACATGATGGATACCAACGTGAAATCCATTTTCCTTGCGGTCCGGGCCGTGGGGAAGGTGATGATCCGGCAGCGGTCCGGCAAGGTGATCAACGTCAGCTCCGTCCTGGGGAAGGGAGCCCTTCCCCGCTCCATGCACTACGGGGCCTCCAAGGCGGCGATCATCCACATGACGAAGACCCTGGCCCTGGAATGGGCTCCCTTCAATATTCATGTGAACGGCATTGCTCCGGGATGGTTTCTGACGGAGATGACGAAAGACCAGCAGGAGGGAGAGAACCGGGAATTCCTCGTCCGGAGAATCCCCTTCGGACGCTTCGGCAATCCGGAGGAGATGGTCGGATTGGCTGTCTTTCTGGCCTCGGACGCCTCCAACTACATCACCGGGGACACGGTCTTCATTGACGGCGGATATTCCCTCTGGTAG
- a CDS encoding Zn-ribbon domain-containing OB-fold protein produces the protein MSKEYKTLMTEIRLPYELAYGPVWTRFFEGMAEKKILGTKCTKCNRILVPARSFCPRCFVDTDEWVEVAQTGTLTAWSYVNYRYFGMPTEPPFISALLRLDGTDVDFLHILGGFDVSDFEKTRKIVKNGMRLKAVWSNDRKAHIMDLKYFKPL, from the coding sequence ATGTCGAAGGAATATAAGACGTTGATGACGGAAATCCGGCTTCCCTACGAACTGGCATACGGCCCTGTCTGGACCCGGTTTTTCGAGGGAATGGCGGAGAAGAAGATCCTGGGGACCAAGTGCACCAAGTGCAACCGGATCCTGGTACCGGCACGGAGCTTCTGTCCCCGCTGCTTCGTCGACACCGACGAGTGGGTTGAAGTGGCCCAGACAGGAACGCTGACGGCATGGAGCTACGTGAACTACCGTTATTTCGGCATGCCGACGGAGCCGCCGTTCATCAGCGCACTGCTCCGGCTGGACGGAACGGACGTCGATTTCCTGCATATTCTTGGTGGCTTCGATGTCTCGGATTTTGAAAAAACACGAAAAATAGTCAAAAACGGCATGCGCCTCAAAGCGGTCTGGAGCAACGACCGGAAAGCGCATATCATGGACCTGAAGTATTTCAAGCCGCTGTAA
- a CDS encoding acyl-CoA dehydrogenase family protein, whose translation MIPFTDEQKMLRETIRSFAEREVAPLAYEIDERERFPEESFRKLAAMGLAGLTAPVEYGGAGAGYTELCIITEELSAVCLSTAASWGTHVCLCMDNIRRNGTPAQLEKYLPPLCRGEKIGGLAMTEPSAGSDVMSMKLRAEDRGDHYLFNGSKIFISNGPVGDVFVVYAKTAPEKKAHGVSAFIIEKDFPGFSRGKKFEKMGWRGSPTGELIFEDCRVPKENLLGKENKGFLVLMGGLNTERVCLGAMSLGLARGAYEVALKYAKERVQFGKPIAAFQLIQAKLADMAMEIELGRLITYKGALLADQGKHREMNLTAAYAKLYTSEAAMRITTEAVQILGGYGYMKEFPVERMMRDAKLQTIGGGTSEVQRMIIAREILGGIAE comes from the coding sequence ATGATTCCTTTTACCGACGAGCAGAAGATGTTGCGGGAGACGATCCGCAGCTTTGCCGAGAGGGAAGTGGCTCCTCTGGCGTATGAAATCGATGAACGGGAGCGTTTTCCCGAAGAGAGCTTCCGAAAACTCGCCGCCATGGGACTGGCGGGTCTGACGGCGCCGGTCGAGTATGGCGGCGCCGGAGCAGGGTACACGGAACTGTGCATCATTACGGAGGAGCTGTCTGCCGTCTGCCTCTCCACCGCCGCTTCCTGGGGAACCCATGTCTGCCTGTGCATGGACAACATCCGCCGGAACGGGACACCGGCACAGTTGGAAAAATACCTTCCACCCCTCTGCCGGGGCGAGAAGATCGGCGGCTTGGCCATGACGGAGCCCTCCGCCGGTTCCGATGTCATGTCCATGAAGCTCCGGGCCGAGGACAGGGGCGATCATTATCTCTTCAACGGGTCCAAGATTTTCATCTCCAACGGTCCTGTTGGAGACGTCTTTGTGGTTTATGCCAAGACGGCTCCTGAAAAGAAGGCCCACGGCGTATCGGCCTTCATCATCGAGAAGGATTTCCCGGGCTTTTCCCGGGGGAAGAAATTCGAGAAGATGGGGTGGCGGGGCTCGCCGACGGGAGAGCTGATCTTCGAAGACTGCCGGGTTCCCAAGGAGAACCTCCTGGGAAAAGAAAATAAGGGATTCCTGGTCCTGATGGGCGGCCTCAACACGGAGCGGGTCTGCCTGGGGGCCATGTCCCTGGGGCTCGCCCGGGGGGCCTACGAGGTGGCCCTGAAGTACGCGAAGGAAAGGGTCCAGTTCGGGAAGCCCATTGCCGCCTTCCAGCTCATCCAGGCCAAGCTGGCCGACATGGCCATGGAGATCGAGCTGGGACGCCTCATCACCTACAAGGGAGCCCTCCTGGCCGACCAGGGAAAACACCGGGAGATGAACCTGACAGCTGCCTATGCAAAGCTCTACACCTCCGAGGCGGCCATGCGGATCACCACGGAGGCCGTCCAGATCCTCGGCGGTTACGGGTACATGAAGGAGTTCCCCGTGGAGCGGATGATGCGCGATGCCAAGCTCCAGACCATCGGAGGCGGTACATCGGAGGTCCAGCGCATGATCATCGCCCGGGAGATCCTGGGCGGCATTGCGGAATGA
- a CDS encoding patatin family protein: MTTDSITVIRDMASGNGMSALVVEGGALRGVFSTGLLDGFLEADFNPFDLYIGVSAGASNLAAYLAGMKGRNGRIYRDYSLRPEFIDFVRFLRGGHLLDLDWLWEITIREIRLDLAAIYARQKPFVVVLTDVRTGQAVYRQTAAEDLEHTLKASSAIPLLYRSYPEVDGRASTDGGIADAIPVGEAIRRGARRVMVVRSRPMSYVKRSGISDRLLVRHARSCPLLGEAMKRRARRYNESVALIRKPPAGIEIVEVCPPGDFRVSRLSRDRRVLDEGYEQGRREARGAIRRWRTG; the protein is encoded by the coding sequence ATGACCACGGACAGCATAACGGTCATAAGAGATATGGCCTCCGGGAACGGGATGTCGGCGCTCGTCGTTGAGGGGGGTGCCTTGCGCGGTGTCTTCTCCACGGGCCTCCTGGACGGGTTTCTGGAGGCGGATTTCAATCCTTTCGACCTCTATATCGGTGTCTCCGCAGGCGCCTCCAACCTAGCGGCCTACCTGGCCGGTATGAAGGGCCGCAACGGGCGCATCTACCGGGACTACTCTCTCCGGCCGGAGTTCATCGACTTCGTCCGGTTCCTCCGCGGCGGCCACCTGCTGGATCTGGACTGGCTCTGGGAGATCACCATCCGGGAAATCCGGCTCGACCTGGCGGCCATCTACGCCCGGCAAAAGCCTTTTGTCGTGGTCCTGACGGACGTCCGGACGGGACAGGCCGTTTACCGGCAGACGGCGGCCGAGGACCTGGAGCACACCCTCAAGGCCTCCAGCGCCATCCCGTTGCTTTACAGGAGTTACCCGGAAGTGGACGGACGTGCCTCCACGGACGGCGGCATCGCCGATGCCATTCCGGTCGGCGAAGCGATCCGGCGGGGAGCCCGCCGGGTCATGGTCGTCCGCTCGCGCCCCATGAGCTACGTCAAGCGCTCCGGGATCTCCGACAGGCTGCTTGTCCGCCACGCAAGGAGTTGTCCTCTGCTTGGAGAGGCAATGAAACGGCGCGCCCGGCGCTACAACGAATCGGTGGCCCTGATCCGGAAGCCGCCGGCCGGCATTGAAATCGTGGAAGTCTGCCCGCCCGGCGATTTCCGCGTCTCCCGGCTCAGCCGGGACCGCCGGGTCCTCGACGAGGGATACGAACAGGGGCGCCGGGAGGCCAGGGGGGCGATCCGGCGCTGGAGAACAGGATGA
- a CDS encoding acetyl-CoA hydrolase/transferase C-terminal domain-containing protein: MSWKEVYTSRLMSAQEAAKIVKSGDRFWTPLLLGQPAMPIMDAIADRKDELKDVEYCFALVLRPYKIFKPEYRDTFKLVCGFYSTPHLQELAKSEWSNFWPAQSSDIAIKNAHRNRVFPRRTGIVLQVTPPDEHGFVSLGLDTFYTEHIMDQCEWIIAEVNSNMPRTYGQTNFHVSRFTAFVENPNPVIAVPTPDANEQERKMAENVVGLLRDRDCIQVGIGAVPAAISKLLEHSGLKDLGIHTEMAPAGTHRLVEKGVVSCKYKKINPGKIVLAFTMGDKELYEFLGNNPMVEFRPTIYANHIGIISQEENVVAINGSIEVDLTGQICSESVGNLMRTGSGGQLDFVVGSFWSKGGRAINLVPSTTLNDTVSRIVPYTTWGSRVTVPRHYAGFIVTEWGVADLYGRSEPERAEALIAIAHPKFREELEKAGRERGLIKKKTF, translated from the coding sequence ATGAGTTGGAAGGAAGTCTACACAAGCAGGCTGATGTCAGCGCAGGAAGCGGCGAAGATCGTCAAATCGGGTGATCGTTTCTGGACCCCCCTTCTCCTGGGGCAGCCCGCCATGCCGATCATGGACGCCATCGCGGACCGGAAGGACGAGCTGAAGGACGTGGAGTACTGTTTTGCCCTTGTCCTCCGGCCCTACAAGATCTTCAAGCCGGAGTACCGCGACACCTTCAAGCTGGTCTGCGGCTTCTACAGCACGCCGCACCTGCAGGAGCTGGCCAAGAGCGAATGGTCCAATTTCTGGCCGGCCCAGAGCTCCGACATCGCCATCAAGAACGCCCATCGGAACAGGGTCTTCCCGCGCCGCACCGGCATCGTCCTGCAGGTTACACCGCCGGACGAACACGGCTTCGTGAGCCTCGGTCTCGACACGTTCTACACCGAGCACATCATGGACCAGTGCGAATGGATCATCGCGGAAGTGAACAGCAACATGCCGCGCACGTATGGCCAGACGAACTTCCATGTGAGCCGCTTCACGGCCTTCGTGGAGAATCCCAACCCGGTCATTGCCGTTCCCACCCCGGATGCCAACGAGCAGGAGCGAAAGATGGCCGAAAACGTCGTCGGCCTGCTTCGCGACCGCGATTGTATCCAGGTAGGCATCGGCGCCGTGCCGGCGGCCATCAGCAAGCTGCTGGAGCATTCGGGCCTGAAGGACCTGGGGATCCACACGGAGATGGCCCCCGCGGGGACTCATCGGCTGGTTGAGAAGGGAGTCGTCAGCTGCAAGTACAAGAAGATCAACCCCGGCAAGATCGTCCTGGCCTTCACGATGGGCGACAAGGAACTCTATGAATTCCTGGGGAACAACCCCATGGTGGAGTTCCGTCCCACCATCTATGCCAACCATATCGGCATCATTTCCCAGGAAGAAAACGTGGTGGCCATCAACGGATCCATCGAGGTGGACCTGACGGGCCAGATCTGCTCCGAATCCGTAGGAAACCTGATGCGGACGGGCTCAGGCGGCCAGTTGGACTTCGTGGTCGGCTCCTTCTGGTCCAAGGGCGGCCGGGCCATCAACCTGGTTCCATCGACGACCCTGAACGATACGGTATCCAGGATCGTTCCATACACCACCTGGGGCTCGCGGGTCACGGTGCCCCGCCACTATGCCGGATTCATCGTGACGGAATGGGGCGTTGCGGACCTCTACGGCCGTTCCGAGCCGGAGCGGGCGGAAGCGCTGATCGCCATCGCCCACCCGAAATTCCGCGAGGAGCTGGAAAAGGCAGGCCGCGAACGGGGCCTGATTAAAAAGAAGACGTTCTGA
- a CDS encoding acetyl-CoA hydrolase/transferase C-terminal domain-containing protein — protein MSKYGNKLATPEQAAALVKDGMWVDYGTVQMPRAFDRALAARAGDVKGVKVRMLGHLTPLEIMEKDPEGKSFWTANWHILGHTRRYIAENRGTHIPYNFGESGRIYREDIEVDMAVQTVTPMDKHGYFNFGPLNNFKKAVFEKAKIRVVEVIEDMPWCYGGYDECIHISQVDRVIENKTDKIITIPSAPASDTDRAIAGHIAELIPKDGPCLQIGIGGLPDTVLRLLADSGARDIGIHTEMVTEAIMELHEAGLITGRKKTFLPEKIVWAFSIGSRKLYDWIDHNPALAMYPVDFTNDPNVIALNRDLISINAILGVDLQGQVSSESIGFHEYSGTGGQLAFVRGAYYRSTKGLPPIGYSGNKSILAFHSTYKDKDGNLKSKINPTLPPGEIVTVPRTDVSFLVTEQGVAYLKGLSIPERVLAIVKLAHPDFRDGLLEEAKKMHWLNKQWSLGGF, from the coding sequence ATGTCGAAGTACGGCAACAAACTGGCAACTCCGGAACAAGCGGCGGCTCTGGTGAAAGACGGCATGTGGGTAGACTACGGGACGGTCCAGATGCCCCGTGCCTTTGACAGAGCTCTGGCTGCGCGGGCGGGCGACGTGAAGGGTGTCAAGGTGCGCATGCTGGGCCACCTGACTCCCCTGGAGATCATGGAGAAGGATCCGGAAGGAAAGAGTTTCTGGACAGCCAACTGGCATATCCTGGGGCACACCCGACGCTACATCGCCGAGAACCGGGGTACCCACATCCCCTACAATTTCGGGGAGAGTGGCCGGATCTACCGGGAGGACATCGAAGTGGACATGGCGGTCCAGACGGTGACCCCCATGGACAAGCACGGGTATTTCAACTTCGGACCCCTGAACAACTTCAAGAAAGCCGTCTTCGAGAAGGCGAAGATCCGGGTCGTGGAAGTGATCGAGGACATGCCCTGGTGCTACGGGGGGTACGACGAGTGCATCCACATTTCCCAGGTTGACCGGGTCATCGAGAACAAGACGGACAAGATCATCACCATTCCCTCCGCGCCGGCCTCGGACACGGACCGGGCCATCGCCGGGCACATCGCCGAACTGATCCCCAAGGACGGACCCTGCCTCCAGATCGGCATCGGCGGCCTTCCCGACACGGTGCTCCGCCTCCTGGCGGACAGCGGCGCCCGGGACATCGGGATCCACACGGAGATGGTGACGGAAGCCATCATGGAGCTTCACGAGGCAGGCCTCATCACGGGCCGCAAGAAGACCTTCCTGCCGGAGAAGATCGTCTGGGCCTTCTCCATCGGCAGCCGCAAGCTCTATGACTGGATCGACCACAACCCGGCCCTGGCCATGTATCCCGTCGATTTCACGAATGATCCCAACGTGATCGCCCTGAACAGGGACCTGATCTCCATCAATGCCATTCTCGGCGTGGATCTTCAGGGACAAGTCAGTTCCGAGTCCATCGGCTTCCATGAGTATTCGGGGACGGGCGGCCAGCTGGCCTTCGTCCGGGGCGCCTACTATCGATCGACGAAAGGCCTGCCGCCGATCGGATACTCCGGGAACAAGTCCATCCTGGCTTTCCACTCCACCTACAAGGACAAGGACGGAAACCTGAAATCCAAGATCAATCCCACGCTTCCCCCCGGCGAGATCGTGACGGTGCCGCGGACGGACGTCTCCTTCCTGGTGACGGAGCAAGGTGTGGCCTACCTGAAAGGCCTCTCGATTCCGGAGCGTGTTCTGGCGATCGTGAAACTGGCCCACCCGGACTTCCGGGACGGTCTCCTGGAGGAGGCGAAGAAGATGCACTGGCTGAATAAACAATGGTCCCTGGGCGGATTCTGA